GCGTTCGCGTTGCTGCGGGGGCTTCCCTGGAACGGCTTTCTCAAGGTGGGACGGATGTTCCTGCCCTACGGCCTCCAGCTCCAGGACGACCGGGCTTTTGTCCGCGACGGCTACGAAGGCGTCTCGCCACGAACCGGCTTCAGTTTCGACGCGAGCCAGGGTGCACTGGAGCTCGGAATCCGACCCGGCCCGTTCCGTTTCGTCACGGCGGTGTCCGAGGGCCGCGGCGGGGACAGAGACGTGCAGTGGACGGGCACCGGGAGCCTCTGGCTCGGCGAACTCCCGTGGGTCGACCACGCGATGCTCGGAGGATCCTTTTCCCTCGACGACGCGGGCGACGATCCGACCTGGCTTCTCGGCGCGTTCGGGGGTCTCTCCCGGGGCCCCGTCGTTCTGCTGGCCGAAGTCGACTTCCGCAGCGAGAAGGGAGAGACGACCGGCGGGGGACGACACGGCACTTTTCTCGCTTATGCCGAGGCGAACTATCTCCTGTTCGGCTGGCTCAACGCCAAGCTCGCCTTCGATTACGCGGACGACGACGGAGACCTCCGGCAACGGGCCGACGACAGCGAGAATCGGCTGAGTGTCGGCTTCGAGCCTTTTCTCTCCCGTTTTCTCCAGCTCCGCTTCTTCTACCGCGTGGGAAACGGCGTGAGGTCGAGACCCGAACACAATCGCGACGAGCTTCTGGCCGAGGCGCACCTCTTCTTCTGAACACCCCCGCGCCCCCCGTTTTCACGAATCGCCGGAGTCGGCACGCGGAGCCCCGTCGAGGATCCAACCGACGATCAGAGCGATCTCGTCCTCGGAAAGCGGGGCTTCCCCGAGCGGCATGCGGCTGCCCTCGCCCGCCCGGGGCCCCCCGAGCTTGCGGACGAGAAAGCTTCGCTCCGGCTCGAACGGTGCCACCCGAAGATCTCCGGCCGCCCGCGCGGCGGGATTGTCCGGCTCGACGCCCACGAGCTCGTCGAAGGCGGCAGGCCCGGAAAGGTCGAGCCCGCCGGCCCGCGTCTGCGGAGAGTGGCAGGGCCCGGAGGTACAGCGCCGGTCGAAGATCTCGCGCTGGATGCGTCCGAAGTCTCCACCGGTCGTGAACGCGACGGGCCCGTCACCGGCACAACCGAAAAGGCACAGGGCGGCCGCGCACCCGATCCGGCGGAGAAAGGCCCCCACGAGGCGACCCGGACGCGAGCAGCCGCGGAGAGGGTTCCCTCAACGAGAACGGGCTTCGAGCACCGTGAGAGCGCTCATCCCGTGCTTCGTATGCTTTTCGCCCTTGACGACGGCGTTCTCGCCCGCGAGTTTTTTCGCTTCCTCGTACGGCTCGGAGTTCGCGTGGTCGTCGATGAGGAGATAGAGTTCGCCGTTTTCCGTGAGAAGCCCGATCGGTTTACCCCCTTTGGCGCACATCTTCGCGCAGCTCGCGTGTCCGGCACCCCTCTTACCGTGGCCGAGATAACAGGCGAGGTCGACGATTTCCCCTTCGACGGTGACCGGCTCCGCGAAGACCCTGCCGGTCCAGAAAAACACGAGGCCCGACACGAGAGAAAGGAGAACCGCCTGTCGGAACGTTCTCATACCCACCGCTCCCTTGGACAACGATGCCGGGCCCTAGTAAACTCTCCCAACGTGGCCTTGTCAATCGGAGAGGGCGCAAGCGGCGCGGGAGTGTCCGCGAAGCTCCCGTTCGCCGTGCTCTCCCGCGCGGAGGGGGTCTCGCACGGAAACGAATCGGCGGAAGAGACCGGCGGCTACACGTTCCGGGAACAGGCCTTTTTCGTCTACGGGACGGGGCTCGCCATCGGACTCCACCTGGCCCTCGTCCATGTCTTCATCTTCCGAACGTGGGCCGTCCTCCCGATCACGATCGCGGCCACGTTTCTCTTCTCGAGCGCCACGCTCGGCCTCTGGCGGTGGGTTTTCCCCCGTCTCGCTCACCTCCCGTCGCGCCCGCGCCTTCTCGCGCAGGCGGGCATTTCCGTGGGCGTTTTCGCGGTGACTTCCGTCCTCGTGACCGAGGGGAACGCGGCGCTCACCGCCGCCCGCTCCCTCTTCCAGCCCTACACGGGAGGGGACCGCGTGGTGACCATCCCGTCGTACATGATCCGCTGGGCCCCGCTCGTCTACACGCTCATCCCGATCGCGCCGACGGCCATCATGTGCGTCATCGGCTTCAACCATCACTGGTGGCGCATTTTCCGTCTCGAGGGGCGGCAGAGAGAACTCCAGGCCTGGGCCACCTCGGCCCAGCTCGCGGCCCTGCGCGCGCAGATGAACCCGCACTTTTTCTTCAACTCGCTCAACTCGATCGCACAGTTGATCTCCTCGGACCCCCGCCAGGCGGAGCGGTGCGTGGAGCAGCTCGCCGAGGTCTACCGCTACCTCCTTCGCCGCTCGGACAAGGACTTCGTGCCCCTGACGGACGAACTCAAGGTCACGCAGGCTTACCTCGAAATCGAGCGGGCCCGGTTCGGCGACGAACTCCGGGTCCAGTGGCACGTCGATCCGGGTGCCGGCGAGACGAGCGTCCCCGCCTTCGTGCTGCAGCCGCTCGTCGAAAACGCCGTGCGGCACGGGGTGTCGGGAAAACTCGGCGGTGGGGTCGTGCGCGTCGAAGCCCTGCTCCGCAACGGCGACCTCGAGCTCCGAGTGTCGGACACCGGCGCAGGGATCGCCGACTCGTCGTCCGTTTTCGAAAGCGGCGTGGCCCTGCGGAACATCCGCGAGCGGCTCGTGAACCTCTACGGCCCGGCGTACGCCCCCGAAGTCCGGAGTCGGCCCGGAGAGGGCACCTCCGTGCGCATCCGAATCCCCGTGACGGAGACGCGGTCGTGATCCGCGCTGTCGTGGTCGACGACGAAAAGCTCGCCCGGGACCGTCTCGTCGGCTTTCTCCGGGAAGCCGGCGACGTGGCCATCGAAGGCGAGGCGAGAAACGGGCCCGAAGCGCTACGGTTGATCGAGGAGAAGGACCCGGACCTCGTGCTTCTCGACGTGCAGATGCCGGGCATGAACGGGTTCGAAGTCCTGCGCCGGCTCCAGAAGCGTCCGCACGTCGTCTTCGCCACGGCGTACGACGAGTACGCGCTCCGGGCCTTCGAGGTGGAAGCGGTCGACTACCTCCTCAAGCCGGTCTCGCGAGACCGGCTTCTCGAGGCACTCCGGCGCGTACGGGCGAGGCTCGAATCCCATGCGCCGCCGCCCGACTTCGCCGCGCTCGTGCGGAGGTTCGAAGCCTCTCGCCCCCGCTACCTCGAACGCATCCCCGTACATCGCGGCAGGCAGATCCTGCTCCTGCCGGTCGAGACCGTTTTCTGGTTCGCCGTCGAGTTCCGGCTCGTCTACGCGCACACGGCGACGGACCGCTACATGACGAACTTCACGCTACGGGAACTCGAAGAGAAGCTCGACCCGGACGTTTTCTTCCGGGCACACAAATCCAGGCTCGTGAACCTCGAGCAGGTGCGCGCCATTCGACGATCGCTGGGCCGCTACCGACTCGTCATGAAGGACGAGAAAGCCACGGAGCTCGAGCTCAGCCGGACCCAGGCCCGGGTGCTCCGCGCCCGGCTCGGCTGGTAGCCGTCAATTTCCCGCGCGCGGCACCCGCGCCGGACGAAAAAGGACCTTGTTGTCCTTCACGACGAGCTGCCCGTTGAGATAGAGCTGCACCGCTTGCGACAGCACCTTGCCCTCGAGGGCCTTGCCCCGGCTTTTCACGTCTTCGAGGGTGTCCTCGCCGACGCGGATGGGGAAGACGTCCTGCAGGATGATGGGCCCCTGGTCGAGCTGCTCGGTCACGAAGTGGGCCGTGCACCCCGAAACGCGCACGCCTTCCTCGAAAGCCTGCCGGTAGGCGTTCGCTCCCGGATGGTAGGGAAGCAAGGAGGGATGGATGTTGATGATCCGGTTCGGGTATCTGCCGACGAACTCGGGGCTCAGAATCTGCATGTAACGGGCCAGAACGACGAGGTCGACCCGGTACTCGGAGAGTTTCTCGAGGAGAAAGGCCTCGTGGGCACGTTTGTCCGTCGAGGGGTGCCAGAAGAAGGGAATTCCCGCCTTCTCGGCCACGGGGCGCAAGACCTCGTGGTTGGACAGCACGACCACGAGCTCGCCGTTGATCCGACCCGCGTCCCGATCGGCGACGAGGGCCTCGAGACAGTGCGGCTCTTTCGTCACGAGGATGCCCACCCTCTGCCGCTGTTGTTCGCCGTAGAGATGCGTCGTCACCTCCATGTGGATCTCGTCTCCGATCTTCCGGAGTCCGAGCACGAGCTCGTCGAGGCTCACGGAAAGTTCGGTCACGTCGACCACCATCGTCATCACGAAAAGACCCTCGACGACCTTCTGTTCGACTTCCTCGATGTTGCAGTTGCACCGCGCGAGAAACGTGGAAATTCGGGCGACGACGCCCTTTTGATCCCGCCCGACGACCGACACCACGGCCCGGTTTTTTTTCATCGAAAATGCGGATAACTTGACGCCGCGGGCGTTGCAACGCCCCACGTGCCTCGAGAAGGCGGAACGGAGGAAGGACGACGTGAGCTGGAACGTCCTCGTCACGAGCCAGGAGGGAGCGGGAGCCGACCTCCTGCGGGAGCTCCGGGCTCTCGGACATTTTCGCTGGAGTCCCTACCGGAACGTTCTCTTCGGCACGGTGGAGGACCCGGAAGCCTTCTTGCAGCGGCTCGAGGAACTCCGGGAACGAAAGCCTTTCGTCGGGTCCTGGCTCGGCAAAGCCATCCCGGTCGAGGAAGTGTTCCCGATCGAACCCGCCACCCTTCTCGACGAGTTGCGGCGACGGCTCGAGCCGCGGCTTCCCCGACTGGCCGGCCGTTCCTTCCACGTACGGGTCGACCGCCGGGGACACAAGGGCTCGATCCACACCCATCGGCTCGAGCAAGAGCTCGGGGCTTACGTCGTCGAGGAGCTCGCGAGGCGAGGGACACCCGCGAGCGTTCGCTTCCGCGACCCGGACTGGGTCGTCCTGGTCGAAATCGTCGGAGACGAGGCGGGACTCGCCCTCGTTTCCCGCGAAACGCGGGAACGCCACCCCGTGGTCCGGGTGGACTGAACGGGCGACCCCCTAGGACGAAGGCGGTTCGCCTACGGGAACCTTCAGGCGCTGGCCCGAATAGATCCTGCTATCCCGTAGCCCGTTGGCCTCTTGCAAGGCACGAACCGTCGTTCCGTAGCGCCTGGCAATGACGAACAGCGTCTGTCCCGGCTCCACGCGGTGGAGAACGTAACGGGCGCGGCGTCGGGCTCGCGCCGAAGACTTCGCGGGAATTCGCAGGATTTCCCCGGCCAGGATTCGGCTTCCCCGGATCCCGTTCGCCCGCCGGAGTGCGTCCACGGACGTGCCGTGACGGCGAGCGATTTCGTGGAGCGTGTCCCCCGGCCGAACGCGGTAGACGGAGTGCCCGCCCCGCGCCGAACCGCGGGACCGGGCGACCGAAGAGGACCCGCGTGCCCCGACGGGAAGCGGGCGATTTCCGGAAGGAATCCGCAGCGCTTGTCCGACGAGAATCGTACTGCCTCGAAGGCCGTTGGCGCGACGTACGGCCTCCACGGACGTGCCGTAACGCCGGGCGATCCCCAGGAGAGTGTCGCCGCGCCGAACGCGATGGACGAAATAGAGCCTTTTCTGGGCCGCGAACCGTTCGTTCGCGGGGAGCCGAGCGTATCGAATTCGGAACGAGTCCCGGTCGAGCCCCGGCGGGAGCCGCAGCAGGTAGCCGCGCGGCACGTGGAGCTTCCCTCGACGCACCTCGGACGTGAGCGCGGGATTCCACTCCGCGAGTTCGTCGGGGTGGACCCCCAGGACCCGGGCGAGGCTCCGGAAGGGAACGTAGTCCGGTACGACCACCTCCTCGGTCTCCAGAGGGGCGAGCGGAGAAAGAGGTCCGAAGTACCTCTCGGGCTCGGCGTCCACCTCGATGGCGGCCAGCACCTCCGCGTAGAAGTTCCGCGAGGCGAAACCGAACGTGGGGGAGCGGTATTCCCGAAGGATTCGCTCGATGTCGCGCGTCCCGAGTCGCTCCACGGCCCGTGCCATGCCCTGGGGGCCGTGGTTGTAGGCCGTGACGGCGAGCGGCCAGGTACCCAGGAGCTCGTAGTTCCTACGCAAAAAACGCGCCGCGGCGTCGGCGGCACGCAACGGGTCGAACCGCTCGTCCACGGCTTCGTCGATACGCAGGAAAAGCCGGCCGGTGGAACGGAGGAACTGCCAGACGCCGGCCGCTCCCGCGCTCGACCGCGCGCGGAGGTCGAAACTCGACTCGACGAGCGCCAGCCGGGAAAGCTCGGGCGGCACGCCGTGCCTCCGGAACGCCTCCTCGATGGCCGGGAAATAACGGCGCGAAACTTCGAGCCCCCGGGCGAAACGCTCGCCGATTCCCCGCTGCGACCGAACACGAGCCGCAGCCTCCCGAATTTCCGCACGGCTCGCACCCTCGAAAACGTCCCGCAGCCGCTCCTCTTCCGGAGTGAGGTGCTGCGACGTGCCGTGTTTGTGGGCCAGACGCCGGAGCACTCCCGCCAATCGTTCCCGCTCGCGCTCCACGCCCGACCGAATTTCCCGCTCGATCGCCCCTTCGTCGAGCCCCGCGCGCCGCAGGTGGCCGAAATCGAGTACCGCGTAGACGCGGTCGGGATCCTCGGGGTCGTGGAGTAGCACCCGGTCCCGCGAAGTCGTGAAGACCTTCTTCCAGAACTCCACCTGTCGGGCCACCGTGGGCGGCACCGGGAGTTCCTCGGCCCGGACGGCTCTCGCACCGGCGTGGTAGAGCGAGATCGCCCCCCAGAGGGAAAACAGCAGCACCGCGGGCTTTCCGGCGATGCCCGAGACCCGGTCGCGCATTTCGACAGCCACCTCCGCCACCACGATTCCGAAAAACACAAAAAATCCTACTCGGCCGCGGCCGGGCGGTCAACGGAAGAGATCCGAGGTGGACTTGCCCCGGGCTCCTTGCTAAGCGAGTTCGCATGGCGGGTCGCTTCGAGGGCCGCGTGGCCGTGGTCACCGGAGCCGCTTCCGGAATCGGGGCCGCGACGGCGAAACGCTTCGCGGAGGAAGGCGCACGCTTGTGTCTCGCCGACATCGCGCGGGAAAAAGGAGAAGCCTTGGCCCGTGCCCTGGAACGAACGGGCGCCGAGGTGCTCTTCGTCCCGACCGACGTCCGGGACCGGGAGGCCGTCGAGTCGCTCATGCAAGCGGCCGTCGATCGCTTCGGGCGACTCGACGTCGTTTTCAACAATGCCGGCATCGGTGCCTACGGAAAGACACCCGACCTCGACCCCGAGCTCTGGCACGAGGTGCTCGCCGTCGACCTCCACTCGGTCTTCTACGGATGCCGCGCCGCGATCCCTCACATGCGAAAGCAGGGAAAGGGCTCGATCGTCAACACAGCGTCGATTTCGGGTCTTTTCGGCGACTACGGGCTCTGCGCTTACAACGCCGCGAAAGCGGCCGTCGTGAACTACACGCGAACGGTAGCGATCGACCACGCAAGGGAAAACATCCGCGTGAACTGCGTGTGCCCGGGGCCCATCGAAACCGCACTGCTCGAACCTCTCCTCTCCTTGCCGCGGGCCCGCGAGGAATACGAGGACCGGGTTCCCCTGGGGCGCCTCGGGCGAGCCGAAGAGGTGGCCGCGGCCGTCGCCTTCCTCGCCTCCGACGACGCTTCCTACATCACGGGTGCGGCGTTGGTCGTCGACGGCGGTATCACGGCGGCCACGGGGCAGCCCAGCATCACCCGGCTGCTCGGCCTCGACCGAGAGACGGGCGGCGCATGAACTTCGATTTTTCCGAGGACCAGAAGCTTCTGCAGAAGACGGCCCGGGAGTACCTCGAGAAACACTGTCCGGTCGCGACCGCTCGTGCCGTCCTCGAGGGAGGCGAACCTTTCGCCCGCCGCCTCTGGGCGGAAATCGGCGAGCTCGGCTGGCTCGCGACGGCGGTGCCCACGTCTTTCGGTGGCGCGGGTTTCGGGGCCCTCGAGCTCTGCCTTCTCGCTTACGAACTCGGCCGGGCTCTGGCCCCGGTTCCCTTTTCTTCCACGGCCTATCTGGCCATCGAGGCTCTTCTGGTAGCCGGGTCGGAAGAGCAGAAGGCGCGTTTTCTCCCGGAACTCGCTACCGGCACGAAGATCGGCACCCTGGCTTTCGTGGAAACTCCGGGCCGAACTCCGTTCCGAAACCTCGAGACGCGAGTCGAACACGGGAGGCTCCACGGCAAAAAGCTCGTCGTACCCGATGCCGTGGCCGCCGACCTGGCGGTCGTCGTGGCGCGAGAGGGGGACCGAACCGTTCTGGCCGTGGCGGAATTGGCCTCCGACCGGGTGCGCCGCGTGCCCCTGGCCTCGATCGATCCGTCGCGTCCCGTGGGTTCGCTCGAATTCCGGGGGGCCAGCTGCGAGGTCCTGGCCGAATCCGGGGAGGACGTCGTCGCCCACGTCTTCGACCGTGCGGCGGCGCTCTTCGCGTTCGAGCAACTGGGCGGGGCCGAGCGAGCCTTCGCGTCGACACGCGAATACTGCCTCGAGCGTTACGCCTTCGGACGGCCCGTCGCCTCCTTCCAGGCCATCAAGCACCGGTTCGCGGACCTGTTCGTGGGGCTCGAGCTCGCCCGCTCGAACGCTTACTACGCGGCCTGGGCGCTCGCCGAAGCTCCCGAAGAGCTGCGGTTCGCCGCGCCCAACGCGCGGATCGCGGCCAGCGAGGTGTTCGAGCTCGCCTCCACCGAAATGATCCAGCTCCACGGCGGCGTAGGGTTCACCTGGGAGTACGACTGCCACCTCTTCTACCGCCGCGCCAAGGCGCTCGGGCTCGTTCTGGGGAGCCCGAGGTTCTGGAAGGACTTGCTCGTTCGCCGACTCGCCGGCCCGGCGGATTCGTGAGAGGGAGCGACCATGGACTTTCGTGACACGCCGGAAGAGGCGGCTTTTCGGGCCGAAGCACGGGCCTGGCTCGAGAAAAACGCCCGAGCGCTGCGGCCGGGGGCACGTCGTGCCGCCACGCAGAGCCGAGCCGACGCCGACACCGTCCGCCGCGCGAAGGAGTGGCAGGCCAGAAAGGCCGCCGCCGGCTGGGCGTGCCTCACGTGGCCGCGGGAATACGGCGGCCGGAGCCTGCCACCGATCTACTCCGTGATCTGGAACCAGGAAGAAAGCCGCTTCGACACCCCGCCGAACCTCTTCGCGATCGGACAGGGCATGCTCGGCCCCACGATCATGGCGCACGGGACCGAGGAGCAGAAAAAGCGCTACCTGCCGCCCATGCTCCGCGGAGAGGAAATCTGGTGCCAGCTCTTCAGCGAACCGGGAGCAGGGTCGGACCTCGCGGCTCTGCGAACGTCCGCAGTTCGCGACGGGGACCACTGGGTGCTCAACGGGCAAAAAACCTGGACCAGCGGCGCGCACTACTCGAAGTGGGGCATGATCCTCACGAGAACCGACCCCGACGCACCCAAGCACGAGGGGATCACGTACTTCATCGTCGACATGGAATCGCCGGGGATCGAAATCCGGCCCATCCGGCAGATGAACGGCGAAGCCAACTTCAACGAGGTGTTCTTCACGGACGTCAGGGTCCCCGACTCCAACCGGGTCGGCGAGGTGAACGGCGGCTGGAAAGCGGCGCTCACGACCCTCATGAACGAGCGGGCCGCCCTCGGGAGCGGCTTTGCGGGACCCACGTTCGAAGACCTTCTCGAGCTCTGCCGCACGACCCTGGTGGACGGCCGTCCTGCCTGGGAGGACGCGAGCGTCCGCGTACGGCTGGCCGACTTCTACGTGCGGTGGAAGGGGCTCCAATACACGAACTATCGACTCCTGACGGCGCTCTCGCGCGGGACGACACCGGGCCCCGAGGCGTCGATCGGAAAGCTGGTAGCAGCCAGACTCCGGCAAGAAATGGCGAGTTTCGCCGCGGATCTGCAGGAAGCCGCGAGGCGTGCTTCTCGGGGCCGAGTCGCCGGCGGAAGGAATCTGGCAGCAGTCCTTCCTCGGGGCTCCCGGACTCCGGTTGGCCGGGGGCACCGACGAGATTCTGCGCAACATCATCGCGGAGCGGGTGCTCGGCCTTCCCGCGGAAATTCGCGTGGACAAGGGCATCCCCTTCCGGCAGCTACCGCGAGGGCGCGCCTGAACGCCGCCGGCGAACGACCTCGGTACCGCGCGGACGCGCGGCAGAAACTTGACAAGGTCCCGGGGGCACGTTAGCGTCACGAGCCGAAGCGGTGCTCCTTCGGCGAAGAACGAGGCACCGGGTTGCAGCGACTCGCTCGCCGAGCGGGAGGCGGCACATGTCGAACACGCTGAAGACGACGTTCCTTCTCGGTCTGCTCACGGGTGTGATCCTGGCCATCGGCCAGTTTTTCGGTGGCACGAGCGGACTCGTCGTCGCTTTCGTTTTCGCCGCGGTGACGAACCTCGGGAGTTACTGGTTCTCCGATCGAATCGTGCTCTCGATGTACGGGGCCCGTCCGGTCACACCCGACCAGGCGCCCGAACTCCATGCTACGGTGCGAGAACTTTGCACCCA
The sequence above is a segment of the Candidatus Binatia bacterium genome. Coding sequences within it:
- a CDS encoding DNA-binding response regulator, whose product is MIRAVVVDDEKLARDRLVGFLREAGDVAIEGEARNGPEALRLIEEKDPDLVLLDVQMPGMNGFEVLRRLQKRPHVVFATAYDEYALRAFEVEAVDYLLKPVSRDRLLEALRRVRARLESHAPPPDFAALVRRFEASRPRYLERIPVHRGRQILLLPVETVFWFAVEFRLVYAHTATDRYMTNFTLRELEEKLDPDVFFRAHKSRLVNLEQVRAIRRSLGRYRLVMKDEKATELELSRTQARVLRARLGW
- a CDS encoding 3-oxoacyl-ACP reductase, which translates into the protein MAGRFEGRVAVVTGAASGIGAATAKRFAEEGARLCLADIAREKGEALARALERTGAEVLFVPTDVRDREAVESLMQAAVDRFGRLDVVFNNAGIGAYGKTPDLDPELWHEVLAVDLHSVFYGCRAAIPHMRKQGKGSIVNTASISGLFGDYGLCAYNAAKAAVVNYTRTVAIDHARENIRVNCVCPGPIETALLEPLLSLPRAREEYEDRVPLGRLGRAEEVAAAVAFLASDDASYITGAALVVDGGITAATGQPSITRLLGLDRETGGA
- a CDS encoding acyl-CoA dehydrogenase, yielding MNFDFSEDQKLLQKTAREYLEKHCPVATARAVLEGGEPFARRLWAEIGELGWLATAVPTSFGGAGFGALELCLLAYELGRALAPVPFSSTAYLAIEALLVAGSEEQKARFLPELATGTKIGTLAFVETPGRTPFRNLETRVEHGRLHGKKLVVPDAVAADLAVVVAREGDRTVLAVAELASDRVRRVPLASIDPSRPVGSLEFRGASCEVLAESGEDVVAHVFDRAAALFAFEQLGGAERAFASTREYCLERYAFGRPVASFQAIKHRFADLFVGLELARSNAYYAAWALAEAPEELRFAAPNARIAASEVFELASTEMIQLHGGVGFTWEYDCHLFYRRAKALGLVLGSPRFWKDLLVRRLAGPADS
- a CDS encoding acyl-CoA dehydrogenase, which gives rise to MDFRDTPEEAAFRAEARAWLEKNARALRPGARRAATQSRADADTVRRAKEWQARKAAAGWACLTWPREYGGRSLPPIYSVIWNQEESRFDTPPNLFAIGQGMLGPTIMAHGTEEQKKRYLPPMLRGEEIWCQLFSEPGAGSDLAALRTSAVRDGDHWVLNGQKTWTSGAHYSKWGMILTRTDPDAPKHEGITYFIVDMESPGIEIRPIRQMNGEANFNEVFFTDVRVPDSNRVGEVNGGWKAALTTLMNERAALGSGFAGPTFEDLLELCRTTLVDGRPAWEDASVRVRLADFYVRWKGLQYTNYRLLTALSRGTTPGPEASIGKLVAARLRQEMASFAADLQEAARRASRGRVAGGRNLAAVLPRGSRTPVGRGHRRDSAQHHRGAGARPSRGNSRGQGHPLPAATARARLNAAGERPRYRADARQKLDKVPGAR
- a CDS encoding formyltetrahydrofolate deformylase; the protein is MKKNRAVVSVVGRDQKGVVARISTFLARCNCNIEEVEQKVVEGLFVMTMVVDVTELSVSLDELVLGLRKIGDEIHMEVTTHLYGEQQRQRVGILVTKEPHCLEALVADRDAGRINGELVVVLSNHEVLRPVAEKAGIPFFWHPSTDKRAHEAFLLEKLSEYRVDLVVLARYMQILSPEFVGRYPNRIINIHPSLLPYHPGANAYRQAFEEGVRVSGCTAHFVTEQLDQGPIILQDVFPIRVGEDTLEDVKSRGKALEGKVLSQAVQLYLNGQLVVKDNKVLFRPARVPRAGN